In a genomic window of Gossypium arboreum isolate Shixiya-1 chromosome 7, ASM2569848v2, whole genome shotgun sequence:
- the LOC108457500 gene encoding uncharacterized protein LOC108457500, whose product MQDPRVLLLEEDLNPKIRKKKSSANKAPLFPLERNDIKGAQQVQGSVLLRTGKKTSKRNSKNEISPIFQQPERSNSDSLPDSCTSGNEYRVLRRKYLLLEEESFTLGKELKDVEDEVKALEEEKLALLDQLVVLEGLIDPSEMQSHGA is encoded by the coding sequence ATGCAAGATCCGAGGGTGCTGCTGTTAGAGGAAGATTTGAATCCTAAGATACGGAAAAAGAAAAGCTCTGCTAACAAAGCGCCGCTGTTTCCGTTGGAAAGGAATGATATCAAAGGGGCTCAACAGGTACAGGGATCTGTACTATTAAGAACAGGGAAAAAGACATCGAAAAGGAACTCGAAGAATGAAATCTCTCCTATATTTCAGCAACCTGAGAGATCTAACTCAGATTCATTACCAGACTCTTGTACATCCGGGAATGAGTACCGCGTACTGAGGCGTAAGTATTTGCTATTGGAAGAAGAAAGCTTTACATTAGGTAAAGAGCTTAAAGATGTTGAAGATGAAGTCAAGGCACTCGAAGAAGAGAAGCTTGCTTTACTGGATCAACTTGTTGTATTAGAAGGTTTAATAGATCCTTCTGAAATGCAATCTCATGGAGCATAG
- the LOC108457492 gene encoding beta-glucosidase 44-like isoform X2, giving the protein MKPLLLCFAFAVIVGIGNAAVMDTGGLSRDSFPKGFVFGTATSAYQVEGMANKGGRGPCIWDVYVKQPGHIANNDTADVAVDQYHHYKEDVDLLANFNFDAYRFSISWSRIFPEGVGRVNWEGVDYYNRLINYLVKKGITPYGNLYHYDLPQALQEKYNGFLNRQIVEDYADYAEFCFKTFGDRVKNWFTFNEPRIVAALGFDNGINPPSRCSKEVGNCTDGNSAIEPYIVGHNLILSHAEAVKRYREKYQAKQKGSIGILLDFNWYEPLTRSKADNYAAQRARDFHVGWFLHPIRYGEYPRTMQEIVGKRLPKFTEEEVKMVNGSFDYVGINQYTTSYISNPTSPSNVTSYQSDWNAAFANAKNGVQIGPRANSWWLYIVPWGMDDPGNATLPNGLKDTTRIKFFKDYMTQLKKAIDEGANVTGYFAWSLLDNFEWLLGYTSRFGIVYVDYNNLKRYPKMSAYWFKQLLEKKQ; this is encoded by the exons ATGAAGCCATTGCTGTTATGTTTTGCTTTTGCTGTGATCGTCGGCATCGGAAATGCGGCCGTGATGGACACCGGAGGGCTTAGCAGAGACAGTTTTCCGAAGGGATTTGTGTTCGGCACAGCAACTTCAGCTTATCAAGTTGAAGGGATGGCTAATAAAGGCGGCCGAGGACCTTGCATTTGGGATGTTTATGTTAAACAACCAG GCCATATTGCTAATAATGATACTGCTGACGTTGCTGTTGACCAGTACCACCATTACAAG GAAGATGTAGATTTGTTGGCAAATTTCAATTTTGATGCTTATCGGTTCTCTATTTCATGGTCAAGGATCTTTCCAG aGGGTGTTGGAAGAGTAAATTGGGAGGGAGTTGATTATTACAATAGGTTGATCAATTACTTGGTTAAGAAAG GTATTACTCCGTATGGGAACTTGTACCATTATGATCTCCCTCAAGCTCTTCAGGAGAAGTACAATGGGTTCTTGAACCGTCAAATTGT GGAAGATTATGCTGATTATGCAGAGTTTTGTTTCAAGACATTTGGTGATAGAGTCAAGAACTGGTTTACATTCAATGAACCCAGGATCGTGGCTGCTCTTGGCTTTGATAATGGCATCAATCCTCCTTCAAGGTGTTCCAAAGAAGTTGGAAATTGCACTGATGGAAACTCCGCCATTGAGCCTTACATTGTTGGACATAATTTGATCTTATCCCATGCTGAAGCAGTTAAAAGATATCGTGAAAAATACCAG GCAAAGCAAAAAGGGAGTATTGGTATTCTCTTGGATTTTAATTGGTATGAACCTCTTACAAGATCAAAAGCTGATAACTATGCAGCTCAAAGAGCTAGAGATTTTCATGTTGGCTG GTTTCTACATCCCATTCGATATGGCGAGTATCCCAGAACAATGCAAGAAATAGTCGGTAAAAGGCTGCCGAAGTTTACTGAGGAAGAGGTTAAGATGGTGAATGGTTCGTTTGATTATGTAGGCATTAATCAATATACTACTAGCTATATTTCTAATCCCACATCACCATCAAATGTTACAAGCTACCAATCAGATTGGAATGCAGCCTTTGCCA ATGCAAAGAATGGAGTGCAAATTGGTCCAAGGGCAAATTCTTGGTGGCTTTACATTGTACCTTGGG GTATGGATGATCCTGGAAATGCTACACTTCCAAATGGATTGAAGGACACCACAAGGATAAAGTTTTTCAAAGATTACATGACTCAGTTGAAGAAAGCTATTGATGAAGGAGCCAACGTGACTGGCTATTTTGCGTGGTCGTTGTTGGACAACTTTGAATGGTTATTAGGATATACTTCAAGGTTTGGCATCGTTTACGTTGATTACAACAATCTCAAGAGGTATCCCAAGATGTCTGCTTATTGGTTCAAACAATTGCTTGAAAAGAAGCAATGA
- the LOC108457492 gene encoding beta-glucosidase 44-like isoform X1 has product MKPLLLCFAFAVIVGIGNAAVMDTGGLSRDSFPKGFVFGTATSAYQVEGMANKGGRGPCIWDVYVKQPGHIANNDTADVAVDQYHHYKEDVDLLANFNFDAYRFSISWSRIFPEGVGRVNWEGVDYYNRLINYLVKKGITPYGNLYHYDLPQALQEKYNGFLNRQIVEDYADYAEFCFKTFGDRVKNWFTFNEPRIVAALGFDNGINPPSRCSKEVGNCTDGNSAIEPYIVGHNLILSHAEAVKRYREKYQAKQKGSIGILLDFNWYEPLTRSKADNYAAQRARDFHVGWFLHPIRYGEYPRTMQEIVGKRLPKFTEEEVKMVNGSFDYVGINQYTTSYISNPTSPSNVTSYQSDWNAAFANAKNGVQIGPRANSWWLYIVPWGMYKTVTYIKERYGDMNVIISENGMDDPGNATLPNGLKDTTRIKFFKDYMTQLKKAIDEGANVTGYFAWSLLDNFEWLLGYTSRFGIVYVDYNNLKRYPKMSAYWFKQLLEKKQ; this is encoded by the exons ATGAAGCCATTGCTGTTATGTTTTGCTTTTGCTGTGATCGTCGGCATCGGAAATGCGGCCGTGATGGACACCGGAGGGCTTAGCAGAGACAGTTTTCCGAAGGGATTTGTGTTCGGCACAGCAACTTCAGCTTATCAAGTTGAAGGGATGGCTAATAAAGGCGGCCGAGGACCTTGCATTTGGGATGTTTATGTTAAACAACCAG GCCATATTGCTAATAATGATACTGCTGACGTTGCTGTTGACCAGTACCACCATTACAAG GAAGATGTAGATTTGTTGGCAAATTTCAATTTTGATGCTTATCGGTTCTCTATTTCATGGTCAAGGATCTTTCCAG aGGGTGTTGGAAGAGTAAATTGGGAGGGAGTTGATTATTACAATAGGTTGATCAATTACTTGGTTAAGAAAG GTATTACTCCGTATGGGAACTTGTACCATTATGATCTCCCTCAAGCTCTTCAGGAGAAGTACAATGGGTTCTTGAACCGTCAAATTGT GGAAGATTATGCTGATTATGCAGAGTTTTGTTTCAAGACATTTGGTGATAGAGTCAAGAACTGGTTTACATTCAATGAACCCAGGATCGTGGCTGCTCTTGGCTTTGATAATGGCATCAATCCTCCTTCAAGGTGTTCCAAAGAAGTTGGAAATTGCACTGATGGAAACTCCGCCATTGAGCCTTACATTGTTGGACATAATTTGATCTTATCCCATGCTGAAGCAGTTAAAAGATATCGTGAAAAATACCAG GCAAAGCAAAAAGGGAGTATTGGTATTCTCTTGGATTTTAATTGGTATGAACCTCTTACAAGATCAAAAGCTGATAACTATGCAGCTCAAAGAGCTAGAGATTTTCATGTTGGCTG GTTTCTACATCCCATTCGATATGGCGAGTATCCCAGAACAATGCAAGAAATAGTCGGTAAAAGGCTGCCGAAGTTTACTGAGGAAGAGGTTAAGATGGTGAATGGTTCGTTTGATTATGTAGGCATTAATCAATATACTACTAGCTATATTTCTAATCCCACATCACCATCAAATGTTACAAGCTACCAATCAGATTGGAATGCAGCCTTTGCCA ATGCAAAGAATGGAGTGCAAATTGGTCCAAGGGCAAATTCTTGGTGGCTTTACATTGTACCTTGGGGTATGTACAAAACTGTGACTTATATAAAAGAGCGGTACGGGGACATGAATGTTATTATCTCGGAAAATG GTATGGATGATCCTGGAAATGCTACACTTCCAAATGGATTGAAGGACACCACAAGGATAAAGTTTTTCAAAGATTACATGACTCAGTTGAAGAAAGCTATTGATGAAGGAGCCAACGTGACTGGCTATTTTGCGTGGTCGTTGTTGGACAACTTTGAATGGTTATTAGGATATACTTCAAGGTTTGGCATCGTTTACGTTGATTACAACAATCTCAAGAGGTATCCCAAGATGTCTGCTTATTGGTTCAAACAATTGCTTGAAAAGAAGCAATGA